The following proteins are encoded in a genomic region of Sorangiineae bacterium MSr12523:
- a CDS encoding M20 family peptidase: MRVRRMLVQGSKFVAAMLMGLVIALLVNTLRQGRRGRSAPRAQTAGTVDAARVAEHLARTLQFKTVSHADSSEDDGAPFEGLQRYLAETYPKVHASLAREVIGGRALVYTWRGSDPSLRPVLLAAHQDVVPVEPGTEGTWTHPPFEGVVADGFVWGRGAIDDKGSVVAILEAVEALLAEHVVPRRSVVIALGCDEEVGGMAGAKAIAASFEAKGMRFEYVLDEGSMVTRGIVPEAPLPVALIGLTEKGMATIELAVDTATGHSSMPPPQTSVGIVARAIDQLEAHPMPPRLTPMTRQLLEAIAPDLPFGKRVVASNLWLLSPLIVSAMTAHEASNAAVRTTTAPTVFHAGVRPNVLPASARALVNFRILPGDTVEGVLAHVKQTVADPRIQVKLHDAFANDPPPVSSADSRAFRAIEATVRELFPEAVVAPTLVLGATDARHYTSLADGVYHFSPFVVGPQDLPRVHGTDERLPVDGLATAVLFYERLLRE; the protein is encoded by the coding sequence ATGAGAGTTCGACGCATGTTGGTGCAAGGCTCGAAGTTCGTGGCGGCGATGCTGATGGGCCTGGTCATCGCATTGCTCGTCAATACCCTTCGGCAGGGCAGGCGAGGGCGCTCCGCACCCCGCGCGCAGACCGCAGGCACCGTCGATGCCGCACGCGTGGCGGAGCATCTTGCCCGCACGCTCCAGTTCAAGACGGTGTCGCACGCGGATTCGAGCGAGGACGACGGCGCTCCGTTCGAGGGCTTGCAGCGATATCTTGCGGAGACGTATCCGAAGGTTCATGCGAGCCTCGCACGCGAGGTCATCGGCGGGCGCGCGCTCGTTTACACGTGGCGCGGTAGCGATCCGTCGCTCCGCCCCGTTTTATTGGCCGCGCACCAGGACGTGGTTCCCGTGGAGCCCGGGACGGAGGGCACGTGGACGCACCCGCCGTTCGAGGGGGTGGTCGCAGACGGCTTCGTGTGGGGCCGCGGTGCGATCGACGACAAGGGCTCCGTGGTGGCGATCCTGGAAGCCGTCGAGGCGCTTCTTGCGGAGCATGTCGTGCCGAGGAGGTCGGTGGTCATTGCCCTCGGCTGCGATGAAGAAGTCGGCGGCATGGCAGGGGCCAAAGCCATCGCCGCGAGCTTCGAGGCGAAGGGGATGCGCTTCGAGTACGTGCTCGACGAGGGCAGCATGGTCACGCGAGGCATCGTGCCGGAGGCTCCCTTGCCGGTGGCCCTCATCGGTCTGACCGAAAAGGGAATGGCCACCATCGAGCTTGCCGTGGACACGGCCACGGGGCATTCGTCGATGCCTCCGCCGCAAACGTCGGTGGGCATCGTCGCGCGTGCGATCGACCAGCTCGAGGCTCACCCCATGCCGCCGCGCCTTACGCCGATGACGCGGCAGCTTCTCGAGGCGATTGCGCCCGATCTGCCGTTTGGCAAGCGGGTCGTCGCCTCGAATCTATGGCTCCTCAGCCCCCTCATCGTGTCGGCCATGACTGCACACGAAGCGAGCAATGCGGCGGTGCGCACGACCACGGCCCCCACCGTTTTCCACGCCGGTGTGCGCCCCAACGTGTTGCCGGCCAGCGCACGTGCCCTGGTGAATTTCCGCATCCTGCCCGGCGACACGGTCGAAGGCGTTCTCGCCCACGTGAAGCAAACGGTGGCCGATCCTCGAATCCAGGTGAAACTGCACGACGCCTTTGCGAACGATCCGCCGCCCGTATCGTCCGCGGATTCGCGCGCATTCCGCGCCATCGAAGCCACGGTGCGTGAGCTCTTTCCCGAGGCGGTGGTCGCTCCGACCCTCGTGCTGGGCGCGACCGATGCGCGCCACTACACATCGCTCGCCGACGGCGTCTATCACTTCAGCCCCTTCGTGGTGGGCCCGCAGGATCTCCCGAGGGTCCACGGCACGGACGAGCGCCTTCCCGTGGATGGCTTGGCCACCGCGGTTCTCTTTTACGAGCGGCTCCTCCGTGAGTGA
- a CDS encoding MerR family transcriptional regulator, with protein MRIGELANRLGVATSKIRFLEAKGLVRSTRRPSKYREYDEGAFEHLEFVLQAQSLGFTLDEISRALVEAGGRKRLRCHEMVRRLNAKLEEIDVHIAQTRALRRRVVRMIAHLESRP; from the coding sequence ATGAGAATCGGAGAGCTTGCGAATCGCCTCGGCGTGGCCACGTCGAAGATCAGGTTTCTCGAGGCCAAAGGCCTGGTTCGCTCGACACGCAGGCCCAGCAAATACCGCGAATACGACGAGGGCGCCTTCGAGCACCTGGAGTTCGTCCTCCAGGCGCAATCTTTGGGCTTCACGCTGGACGAGATATCGCGCGCCCTGGTCGAGGCAGGCGGCCGCAAGCGGCTACGCTGCCACGAGATGGTTCGCCGGTTGAATGCCAAGCTCGAGGAAATCGATGTACACATCGCGCAGACGCGTGCACTGCGCCGGCGCGTCGTTCGCATGATCGCGCACCTCGAGTCTCGCCCTTAG
- a CDS encoding TPM domain-containing protein: MALLVAVLAWAFAVRPAYAFTPPKIAGHVTDAAGKLSDGDRRALNEKLAAYRAKTKNEIAVFIVRSLEGETIDDVAYATFNAWKIGVAGKDNGVLLVIAPNERRVRIETGKGIGDKVTDLQANDIIRSRIGPRLKQEQFREAIDDGTSALMALLDGKSAPSAAPTASATSTSTASTAAAETPPAAAPTPPPLNEKAKYRLTSYFTDENSLLEGALRASYDAETAASVKAGKKAIGVLVLPRTEEEPIGRIHVDASTPDGVIAVLLVRPSTNEVYVRDIAFPAYDEYRTAMVGVEGAIEEQLRAGRAEEGIRTGVRSLLELSTRDAEKRARRAAAVAERAHKENVSDGIFLGTLATLFLGITVLGIRASRRKPQTNSRESTSSSSSSESSSGFSTYTPPTPPTFTSAFDSFPSSTSPAPTVDTSPRVDTSYSGGGGTSGGGGSSDSY, translated from the coding sequence TTGGCGTTGCTGGTTGCGGTGCTGGCATGGGCGTTCGCCGTACGCCCGGCGTACGCTTTCACGCCGCCGAAAATCGCGGGGCACGTGACCGATGCGGCGGGAAAGCTTTCCGATGGCGACCGCCGCGCATTGAATGAAAAGCTCGCAGCCTATCGGGCGAAGACCAAGAACGAGATTGCCGTTTTCATCGTGCGCTCGCTGGAAGGCGAAACCATCGACGATGTCGCGTACGCCACGTTCAATGCGTGGAAAATCGGAGTTGCCGGCAAGGACAATGGCGTGCTGCTGGTCATCGCTCCGAACGAGCGCCGTGTGCGCATCGAAACCGGAAAGGGAATCGGCGACAAGGTTACCGATTTGCAGGCGAACGACATCATTCGTTCACGCATCGGGCCTCGATTGAAGCAGGAGCAATTTCGCGAGGCGATTGACGATGGCACGTCGGCGCTCATGGCCTTGCTCGATGGCAAGTCCGCGCCTTCGGCCGCGCCCACGGCGTCGGCGACATCGACGTCGACGGCATCGACGGCGGCCGCGGAGACTCCGCCTGCGGCCGCCCCGACACCACCGCCGCTCAACGAGAAAGCGAAGTATCGATTGACGTCGTATTTCACCGATGAAAACTCGCTGCTCGAAGGGGCTCTGCGCGCGTCCTACGATGCGGAGACGGCGGCATCGGTAAAGGCGGGGAAAAAGGCCATCGGTGTGCTCGTTCTGCCCCGCACCGAGGAGGAGCCCATCGGACGGATTCACGTCGATGCTTCCACCCCCGACGGAGTCATTGCCGTTTTGCTGGTGCGGCCATCGACCAACGAGGTTTACGTTCGTGATATCGCGTTTCCGGCATACGACGAGTATCGAACCGCGATGGTTGGGGTGGAGGGTGCGATCGAAGAGCAGCTGCGTGCCGGGCGTGCGGAGGAAGGCATCCGCACGGGGGTACGCAGTCTTTTGGAGCTTTCCACCCGCGATGCAGAGAAGCGTGCGCGCCGCGCTGCGGCCGTGGCGGAGCGCGCCCACAAGGAGAATGTGAGCGATGGGATCTTCCTGGGGACCCTCGCGACGTTGTTTCTAGGCATCACGGTATTGGGCATCCGTGCGAGCCGTCGCAAGCCCCAAACGAACAGCCGCGAATCCACATCGTCCTCATCCTCGAGCGAATCGTCGTCCGGCTTTTCGACCTATACGCCGCCGACACCGCCCACCTTCACGAGCGCATTCGACAGCTTTCCGTCGTCCACTTCGCCGGCCCCCACCGTCGATACTTCGCCCCGCGTCGACACCAGCTACAGCGGTGGCGGCGGGACCTCCGGCGGCGGAGGCTCGAGCGACAGCTATTGA
- a CDS encoding SMI1/KNR4 family protein: MTDGDFLRKLRERATHPPCSTEAVAMAEEQLGFPLPPFLRYVYQNVADGGFGPGGGLFSVQRGHRSHREGCAGEGLVQVYEEVAVEPDWPRHLLPICDWGRATWSCLDCRSPEGQIVTSAGDAPLAVTGRDVRGWLLAWLDGVDLWAEMFEPMTSTGQGRPRGAPWA; this comes from the coding sequence ATGACGGACGGTGACTTTCTCCGAAAGCTTCGCGAGCGCGCGACGCATCCCCCATGCTCCACCGAGGCTGTGGCCATGGCCGAAGAGCAGCTCGGTTTTCCGTTGCCTCCTTTTCTACGATACGTCTACCAGAACGTGGCCGATGGCGGATTCGGCCCTGGGGGTGGCTTGTTCTCCGTTCAACGCGGTCACCGCAGTCACCGCGAAGGCTGCGCGGGCGAAGGCTTGGTCCAGGTCTACGAGGAGGTCGCCGTGGAGCCGGACTGGCCGCGCCACCTCTTGCCCATCTGCGACTGGGGCCGCGCGACTTGGTCTTGCTTGGATTGTCGGTCACCCGAGGGCCAAATCGTCACTTCCGCAGGCGATGCGCCATTGGCGGTTACGGGCCGAGACGTGCGCGGATGGCTCCTCGCATGGCTCGATGGTGTCGACCTCTGGGCAGAGATGTTCGAGCCGATGACGTCCACGGGCCAAGGACGGCCGAGAGGAGCACCTTGGGCATGA
- a CDS encoding diguanylate cyclase, with translation MSLASSRIASPDTSEIRLVAAPAMNIPLKVLVVDDHAAFRDALQELIEGFGHRCRVAHDGQEAWEMLQKEPADVVLSDWQMPRMNGVELCRRIRMADGEDRYTYFIVLTGMTDKARFLRAMEAGADGCYAKGCDPNEVRAHLISAGRLVGLHRRAYSAARTDALTQIANRLRLDEDLNAVWSHTKRYRRSCSLAIADIDGFKNYNDHYGHLAGDEALRRIARALRQEVREVDTVYRYGGEEFLLLLPEQSLASAKVAMDRVREVVEKLAIPNASGQGAVTVSIGVAELDLAVDASPAAWIERADAALYRAKALGRNRTEVAAR, from the coding sequence ATGTCCCTCGCTTCCAGTCGCATTGCATCTCCCGATACGTCCGAGATTCGGTTGGTCGCCGCACCGGCGATGAATATTCCGTTGAAGGTTCTCGTCGTCGACGACCACGCGGCGTTTCGCGACGCGCTGCAAGAACTCATCGAGGGCTTCGGACACCGGTGCCGGGTGGCCCACGATGGGCAAGAAGCCTGGGAAATGCTGCAGAAAGAGCCGGCGGATGTCGTATTGAGCGATTGGCAGATGCCGCGCATGAATGGGGTGGAACTTTGCCGCCGTATTCGCATGGCGGACGGCGAAGACCGCTACACGTATTTCATCGTTTTGACGGGAATGACCGACAAGGCGCGTTTTCTGCGCGCGATGGAGGCGGGGGCGGACGGATGCTACGCGAAGGGTTGCGACCCCAACGAGGTGCGCGCCCACCTGATTTCCGCCGGACGCCTCGTCGGGCTTCACCGGCGTGCGTACTCGGCTGCGCGGACGGATGCGCTGACCCAGATCGCGAATCGTTTGCGTTTGGACGAGGATTTGAACGCGGTTTGGTCGCACACCAAGCGTTACCGGCGCAGCTGTTCCTTGGCCATCGCCGACATCGACGGCTTCAAGAATTACAACGATCACTACGGTCACCTGGCCGGCGACGAGGCGCTCCGTCGCATCGCCCGCGCCCTGCGCCAGGAGGTTCGCGAAGTCGACACCGTCTATCGCTACGGCGGTGAAGAGTTTTTGCTCCTGCTCCCGGAGCAATCGCTCGCCTCGGCGAAGGTGGCGATGGATCGCGTGCGCGAGGTCGTCGAGAAGCTGGCCATCCCGAATGCCTCGGGACAAGGCGCGGTGACGGTCAGCATCGGCGTGGCCGAATTGGATCTCGCCGTCGACGCCAGCCCTGCGGCGTGGATCGAACGCGCCGACGCGGCCCTCTATCGCGCAAAGGCGCTCGGGCGAAACCGCACCGAGGTCGCCGCGCGATGA
- a CDS encoding M1 family metallopeptidase: MVVAALFVGLPNCTPAREAAPAATSAARPAPWPEPPGWRLPDTVRPTRYDASLTVLPTEPRFEGRMRMELDLRAPAHAVWLHAVDLTIRAVTVNGEKAEVTQGKNDLVGIRLPRALPAGAATVVLDYSGPIAANGDRGLIALEEGGHRYAFAAMEPIDARRIFPCFDEPSFKVPWTIRLEVKREDMALSNAPAISEQIAGDHKIVQFAETKPLPPHLLALAVGPFEAVDAGVAGKNRVPIRILVPPGRGAEARFAKESTGPLLNRIEAYLDMPYPYEKLDFVNVPHYGGAMESPGLVTFAQKFLLSRPEEETSVFQRNYASIAAHELGHQWFGNLVTMKWWDDMWLSEAFAPWLADRAVAGWKPEWHLDAENAAQRVSAMLGDDIPGVRRLRQPIDIKDDMAEVWTEAMYSKGTGVLDMFEQGIGRDAFRQGLRRYLATYAHGNATAEQFLQTALHDTPPATVRAFESFLNQPGVPQVDASLRCETGRPPALELSQSGKSDATWQIPVCARYPGKRNEAATSCTLLGARQGELVLDGAESCPVWVDANSDAHGYYRVRYLGNLLTKLLAAPQALTRAEKVALLGDLGAQARSGASSYTEVLAAASKLAGDTAFYVAAATLNLVVQVRDTQLFPEPLRPNYARFVRDTYGARAKQLGFAPRAGESEDDALLRPKLLLIVADYGEDPALRGEAKAMGERWLNGQGNIPPALLQVVLNVAARFGDRSTLDLMRNAARARAANRKERNSILRAMGQFREPDLLRAALATMLTNDFDVRESIEMLRETSKTAATRQVAFDFVKEHFDALVARLPNDGSTFALAAELPEMVGASFCDAAHAADVESFFRGRTTQHAGGTRSLARAVERVKGCAAYRAVQEPNVTAFLSAIKDGSGRKTADGRANRSASSTR; the protein is encoded by the coding sequence GTGGTTGTTGCCGCTCTGTTCGTTGGTTTGCCGAATTGCACGCCCGCGCGGGAGGCCGCGCCGGCTGCGACCTCCGCGGCGCGGCCTGCGCCATGGCCGGAGCCTCCGGGGTGGCGACTTCCCGATACGGTTCGCCCCACGCGCTACGACGCGTCATTGACGGTGCTCCCGACGGAGCCGCGTTTCGAGGGGCGCATGCGCATGGAGCTCGACCTGCGGGCGCCGGCGCACGCGGTGTGGCTCCATGCCGTCGACCTCACGATCCGCGCGGTCACGGTGAACGGGGAGAAGGCCGAGGTGACCCAGGGCAAGAACGACCTCGTGGGAATTCGATTGCCGCGGGCGTTGCCTGCGGGCGCGGCCACAGTGGTTCTCGATTATTCCGGACCGATTGCCGCCAACGGTGACCGAGGATTGATCGCGCTCGAGGAAGGGGGGCATCGATACGCATTTGCGGCCATGGAACCCATCGACGCGCGGCGCATCTTTCCGTGTTTCGACGAGCCGTCGTTCAAGGTCCCCTGGACGATCCGTCTCGAGGTGAAACGCGAGGATATGGCCTTGAGCAATGCGCCCGCGATTTCCGAGCAGATTGCCGGCGATCATAAAATCGTCCAATTCGCGGAAACGAAGCCGCTTCCCCCGCACTTGCTGGCATTGGCGGTGGGGCCGTTCGAGGCGGTGGACGCGGGCGTTGCCGGAAAGAATCGCGTTCCGATTCGCATTCTGGTTCCGCCGGGCCGGGGCGCGGAGGCACGCTTTGCAAAAGAGTCGACGGGCCCACTGCTGAACCGGATCGAAGCGTATCTCGATATGCCATATCCCTACGAGAAACTCGATTTCGTCAACGTGCCCCATTACGGAGGTGCCATGGAGAGCCCGGGGCTGGTTACGTTTGCTCAGAAATTCCTGCTGTCTCGTCCCGAGGAAGAAACGAGCGTCTTTCAGCGCAACTACGCGTCGATTGCCGCCCATGAACTCGGCCATCAATGGTTCGGCAATCTGGTGACGATGAAATGGTGGGACGATATGTGGCTCAGCGAGGCATTTGCCCCGTGGTTGGCTGATCGCGCTGTCGCTGGCTGGAAGCCCGAGTGGCACCTGGATGCGGAGAATGCGGCCCAAAGGGTGAGCGCCATGCTCGGCGACGACATTCCGGGCGTGCGACGGCTGCGCCAGCCGATCGACATCAAGGACGATATGGCCGAAGTTTGGACCGAGGCCATGTACAGCAAAGGCACGGGCGTGCTCGATATGTTCGAGCAAGGGATCGGCCGCGACGCGTTTCGTCAGGGGCTTCGGCGTTACCTTGCGACGTACGCGCATGGGAATGCGACGGCCGAGCAGTTCCTCCAAACGGCGTTGCATGACACGCCGCCGGCGACCGTGCGGGCCTTCGAGTCCTTTTTGAATCAGCCTGGCGTGCCGCAAGTGGATGCCTCGCTCCGCTGCGAGACGGGGCGCCCGCCCGCGCTGGAACTCTCGCAGTCGGGCAAATCCGACGCGACTTGGCAAATTCCGGTGTGCGCACGGTATCCGGGAAAGCGCAACGAGGCGGCGACGTCGTGCACGTTGTTGGGGGCGAGGCAAGGGGAGCTCGTACTCGACGGCGCGGAGTCGTGCCCCGTGTGGGTCGATGCCAATTCCGATGCCCACGGCTATTACCGCGTTCGTTACCTAGGCAATCTTTTGACGAAGTTGCTCGCGGCACCGCAGGCCCTCACGCGCGCCGAGAAGGTCGCGCTTCTGGGCGACCTCGGGGCGCAGGCGCGGAGCGGCGCGTCGTCGTACACCGAGGTGCTGGCGGCAGCCTCCAAGCTGGCCGGCGACACGGCGTTCTACGTGGCCGCTGCCACGCTCAATTTGGTCGTGCAGGTGCGGGATACCCAGCTTTTCCCGGAGCCGCTGCGTCCAAACTATGCCCGTTTCGTGCGCGACACCTACGGGGCGCGGGCGAAGCAGCTTGGGTTCGCGCCGCGCGCAGGCGAATCCGAGGACGATGCCTTGCTACGCCCGAAGCTGTTGCTCATCGTGGCCGATTACGGGGAGGATCCGGCATTGCGTGGCGAGGCAAAGGCGATGGGCGAGCGCTGGCTGAACGGGCAGGGAAATATTCCCCCGGCGTTGCTTCAAGTGGTTCTCAATGTTGCGGCACGCTTCGGCGATCGTTCGACGTTGGACCTGATGCGAAATGCGGCCCGTGCGCGCGCGGCGAATCGCAAGGAGCGAAATTCAATTTTGCGTGCGATGGGTCAATTTCGCGAACCGGACCTCTTGCGCGCGGCGCTCGCAACGATGTTGACGAACGACTTCGACGTGCGCGAGTCCATCGAGATGCTGCGAGAAACGTCCAAGACGGCGGCAACGCGCCAAGTCGCGTTCGATTTCGTCAAAGAGCACTTCGACGCGCTCGTGGCGCGACTTCCCAACGACGGCAGCACCTTCGCCCTCGCCGCGGAGCTTCCCGAGATGGTCGGTGCGTCGTTTTGTGACGCAGCCCATGCCGCCGACGTGGAGTCGTTCTTTCGCGGGCGCACCACGCAGCACGCCGGTGGAACGCGCTCGTTGGCCCGAGCGGTGGAAAGGGTGAAGGGGTGCGCTGCGTACCGGGCGGTTCAAGAACCGAACGTCACGGCGTTCTTGTCGGCCATCAAGGATGGGTCCGGTCGTAAAACAGCGGACGGCCGAGCAAATCGTTCAGCCAGCTCGACACGATGA
- a CDS encoding MerC domain-containing protein: protein MIPVRHIDKFGVSGSVFAGMCSLELPPLVAIFPALGLGWLLEETVIDQMLFASFVIMFAGLVAGARYHRNVLALFVAAVGAGLLASSMLVFHGRATTYVGMAVLIVSSWLNDLLGRPLFYDRTHP, encoded by the coding sequence ATGATTCCTGTCAGGCACATCGACAAGTTCGGCGTCTCGGGATCCGTTTTCGCCGGGATGTGCTCCCTGGAGCTGCCGCCCCTGGTGGCCATATTTCCAGCCTTGGGGCTAGGGTGGCTGCTGGAAGAAACCGTGATCGACCAAATGCTCTTCGCGAGCTTCGTCATCATGTTCGCGGGGCTGGTCGCCGGCGCGCGTTACCATCGCAACGTGCTCGCGCTCTTCGTCGCCGCCGTGGGCGCGGGTTTGCTCGCGTCGTCCATGCTCGTCTTTCATGGCCGGGCGACGACCTATGTCGGAATGGCCGTGCTCATCGTGTCGAGCTGGCTGAACGATTTGCTCGGCCGTCCGCTGTTTTACGACCGGACCCATCCTTGA
- a CDS encoding nuclear transport factor 2 family protein: protein MKTTSTMNAAAIGLVLTLAGCSVASRAPAHEAQAQSTRALVQELFDAYAQGDSRPFFDHVADDVHWTIAGTNMLSGEYHSKKAFLDATYGRLSRVLKGPVRPTVQRIVVEGNDAVVQWRGASTSVQGQPYDNEYVWVLHLEGARIVEVTAYFDGGRLDALFRATERRPGE from the coding sequence ATGAAGACGACTTCGACGATGAACGCTGCGGCGATTGGTCTCGTGCTCACGCTGGCGGGGTGCTCCGTCGCTTCGCGAGCGCCGGCGCATGAAGCGCAGGCGCAGTCCACGCGGGCGCTGGTGCAGGAGCTTTTCGATGCGTATGCGCAGGGGGACTCGCGTCCCTTTTTCGACCATGTCGCGGACGACGTGCATTGGACCATTGCGGGCACCAACATGTTGTCGGGCGAGTATCATTCGAAGAAGGCGTTTCTCGATGCAACGTATGGTCGGCTTTCGCGCGTGCTGAAGGGGCCGGTGCGGCCGACGGTGCAGAGGATCGTCGTCGAGGGGAACGATGCCGTCGTTCAGTGGCGCGGGGCGTCGACCAGTGTCCAGGGCCAACCTTACGACAATGAATATGTCTGGGTCTTGCATCTCGAAGGCGCGCGCATCGTGGAGGTCACGGCGTACTTCGATGGCGGTCGCCTCGATGCGCTGTTTCGGGCGACCGAGCGGCGCCCCGGCGAGTGA